A stretch of DNA from Granulicella pectinivorans:
AGACGCGGCAGGAATCGACCAGCACGCCGACACCGGCCAGGTCGCCTTCCTTGAAGCGCTTGACCTCGCTGCCGACGGAGAGGACGCGGCCGACGATCTCGTGGCCGGGGACCATGGGGTACATCGCGTTGTGCCACTCATCTTTGACCTGGTGGATGTCGGAGTGACAGATGCCGCAGAATTCGATGGCGACGACGACGTCGGACGGACCGGGGTCGCGGCGTTCGAAGCTGAAGGGCGCGAGACCGGAGGTGGGTGACTGGGCGGCGTAACCTTTGGAAGAGAGCATTGTTTGTCCTTTGTGGCTAGGTGATGGTGGCGAGATCGAGGATTGCATCCCCTCCCCGATTTAAGGGATCAAAGTCTTCAAAAATATAAGCTTCGGTCTGGACCTGGGTGCCCGGATCTTCTCTGGGGGGACAGGCGTTATTGCGGTTTGCGTGGGATGGAGAGTTGGGCCGGCGCATCGACATGATAGGTCGTCGAAAAGTTGCGCTGGTTGATGCCAAGACTGAGACGACCGCGGGAATCGATGTAGAAGAGCGGCTTGCCGACGGGAACATCCGCGAATGTTTTGACGAATGGGAAGGTGTAGACGGTACCGGCGAGCTTGACGGGGATGATGTCGCCAATACGGTAGCCAAGCTGCGCGAAGGTCTCGGCGGGGACGTTGAGGACCAGGTTGCCGAATGGGCCGTCGGTGCCGATGACCTCCGCGCTGAGCCCGGCCGGGCTGAGGGTGGCGTTGTGGAGGTCGAGCCGGACGAGCGTGGCTGGGTCGATGGCGGGTCCGGCCTGCGTCCAGTCGTCGCCGCGGGCGAGGTGCGCACCGGCGGGCGAGAAGATGTCGCGTCCGTGGAAGGTGGAGGAGAGTTTCGCGCCGATCATCCAGGCGGGATTAGTGATCTCGCGGACGCCATCGATGCCGTCGCGGTCCTGTACCAGCGTGAGGAGGCCGTTATCCGGGAGCACGAAGTACTGGCCTACTTTGGAATGCGCGATGATGGCCTTGCGCTTGCTGCCGACCGTGGGGTCGATGACGGCGACGAAGACCGCATCTTTCGCGAAGTAGGGGGAGGATCCGGCGAGAAAGCGGGCGGCCTCGGCGATGCTGTAGGGCGTGACCTGGTGGGTGATGTCGATGATGCGCACGCCGGGGGCGACGCCTTCCATGACGGCCTTGCAGATGCCGACAGCGTCGTCGCGGACGTCGAAGTCGGTCATAAAACCGATCGTCTTGTGCTGCTGCTGTGCAGGGGCGCCGGCGACGAGTAACAACAGGGGTAGGAAGATGCGTCGGAGGTTCACGTTCGGGGACTCCTGTCGGGGAATGCTGTTGCCATCATACAAAGGAGTCCCCGTGCGGTTAGCGTGCATGGGCCCGAGACCCTCGCTCGAGCACTTCAGCTCGGGCGCGTCGTCGAGCGGGGCACGACGACCCAGACGGAGGTGAGAGGGCGGCGAGGGTCGGTGGTCGCCATCCAGCGGCGAACGAGGTGGGTCGCGGGACGCGCGACGTAGAGGGTACGGGTCATGATGTCCTCCCTGGCCACGGACGGGGGCGCGGACGCGAGGCTTGCTGAGCACGCGGCCCGTGTGGCGTTGGAATTTTGCAGGGGGAGTGTGTGGCTTCGTCCGTCATGATGGACGGATGGGGCTCACGCGCTCTCGGTCACAGGTCGTATGCTGTGAGGAGCGGTGAGGAGGTCGCTCGATGCGGCGTCCGGAACGCTAGTCACAGCACAGGGTACTTGGAGGTTCTTGTGCGGACTCGATGTTCATGGGTCTTTCCGATTCTCCTTGCGCGGTCCTCTGCGTGTTCATTTTGTATCATATCCCCCTAGGGTATAGGAAGCGGACAACATGTCTCATTTCGACAAGGAAAAAGCCAAGCTCGTGGCGCGCATCAAGAGAATCCGGGGCCAGGTGGACTCGATCGAACGATCCCTGAGCACCGGCGACGACTGCGCGGACGTGCTGATGCTGCTGGCGAATGTGCGCGGAGGCATCAACAGCCTGATGGGCGAGGTGCTTGAAGACCACATCCGCCTGCACATGATGACGCCGGAGAAGAACGGCCTGCCCTCGCAGGAGCTAGCCGAGGACTTGATCGACCTGGTGCGCGCTTACCTGAAGTAGTCTCTCGTTGACTTCCGTACGGCGCGGGCTCTATCGTTTTCCGACCATGATTAAGCGTGCGGCGTGGGCGGTAGTGGGGACGATGGCGATGGCGGCCGGGGCGCAGCAGCGTCCGGCGATCACGGGCATCTCGTTTGTGCGTGTGTATGCGTCGAATCCTTCCGCTACGGGCGCTTTTTATGGGGGCGAACTGGGCTATGAGCGCTCGGTGGAAGGCGATCTGCAGCGCTTCCAGGTCAACGAGTTGCAGTCGATCGAGGTGGTTCCTTTGCCCTCGCCGGCTCCGCCCTCGCGGCAGGCCGCGGTGGGGTTGACGACACGGGATGTGAAGGCGATGGAGACGTATGTGAAGGCGCACGGCATCGCCGTTGTGGAGCCGATGAAGCGAGGGCGCTTCGCGGTGAAAGATCCCGAGGGCAACCTCATCTATTTTGTGCAGAGTGCGCCGATCAAGGGCGATATTTCGCCGCGCGCGGGTTCGCATCGGCTTATCCACGCTGGATTTATGGTGCGGGACGAGGCGAAGGAGCAGACCTTCTATCGCGATCTGCTGGGTTTCACTCCGTACTGGCGCGGAGGCCGCAGCGAAGATGGGCCGCCCGACTGGGTGTCGCAGCATGTGCCGGATGGGACGGACTGGATCGAGTACATGTTGAACGCCGCGCCTGTCCCGACACCGAAGTCGCTGGGCAGCATGGATCATCTCGCGCTTGGCGTGGAGCACATTGGGGATGCGGTCGCCGGACTGGCGCGCAACGGATGCGCCGACGCACAGTGCTCAAAGACGCAGATGGGACGCGACGGCAAGATGCAGTTGAACGAGTTCGACCCCGACCTGACGCGGGTGGAGTACATGGAGTTCAGGCCCAGCGGGACGACCTGCTGCTCGGTGCCGGTGGGCAAACATCCCACGGCTGTTGAAGACCGGTAAATGTTCTGCTGTTCTAATGGCTCATCATGATGATGCGTTTGCTGGCAGTATGGCTTGCGATGGCGGTGTGTGCGGGGGCGCAGACGACGCCGGACCCGATTGTGTTTGTGCATGGCAACGGCGATGACTCGGCCAAGTGGATCGGGATCATAGGGCTGTTCGAGTCGAATGGCTTTCCGGCGGACAGGCTGTATGCCGTACGGTTTACGAATCCCTCGGCCCGGACGCAGGATCATGTAGCTGAGGCTGGGCGGTCTTCGACGATCGACCAGGTGAGCGAGTTGAGCGCGACCGTGGCGCGGGCGTTGCTGGAGACGCACGCCAAGAAGGTAGTGCTGGTGGGCAGCAGCCGCGGCGGCATGACGATCCGCAACTACCTGCGCAATGCGGGTGGAAGCGCCGTCGTCTCGGCGGCGGTGCTGTGCGGTACGCCGAACCATGGGGTGTTTGCCGTGGGGACCGGGCTGGATGGTGAGTTCAATGGCAACGGAGACTTTCTGCGCGGGCTGAACGAGGGCAGCGAGGTCGTCGACGGGGTGCGCATGATGACGCTGCGGAGCGACAAGCTGGACAAGTTTGCGCAGCCGGATGGGCGGGCGGCCGGGCTGTTCGAGCATACGGGCGTGACCTTCGAAGGGCCTGCGTTGCAGGGGGCGGAGAACGTTGTCATCGCAGGTGCCGATCATCGCGAACTGGCGTTTACGCCACAGGCCTTCCGGCTGATGTACCGGTTTATTACGGGCAAGGACGCGGTGCAGGATAGGGTCACGGCGGAGGCGCATCCCGTGGTTTCGGGGCTGGTGACGGGCTTTGCGGGCAAGAATGCAACGAATCTTCCGGTGAGCGGTGTTCGGGTGCGGGTCTATCCGCTGGCGCGTGGATCGGCGCGTCGTGAGGGCGCGGCTCTCTATGACAGGACGACCGATGCCTCGGGAGTGTGGGGGCCGGTGGTGCTGGATTCCACGGTGGAGTATGAGTTTGAGCTGGAGGCAGCGGGGCACGACGTTTCTTACTTCAAAGCTCCGGTGCCGCGCTCGACGGCGCTGATGAATCTGCGGCTGGTTCCGGCGGCTGCCGACTCCGCGCGCGGCAAGGGTCATCTGCTGATTTCGCGGCCCGAAGGGTATTTTTCCGCCGGGCGGGATGCGGTGACGATCGACGGTGCGCTCACGAAGGATGAGCCGGCGGGGCTTCCGGTGAAGGACAGCTTCGTCGCGACCGTCCCCACGAAGGCCGACGGGGTGGCGGTCAGGCTGCGCGGCGAGACGATCTGGGCGCGGCCTTCGGAGGATTTTGCGACGAGGCTCGCGGTGGTGGACCTGCTCTGGTAGAGGGCGCATCCAACGGCATGGAGGTGCGGTATGCGGGTCTGGCGAGGGTTGATGGCGATGTGTCTGATGGCAGGCAGTGTGGGGGCGCAGACCTCTCTGCTGGTGCTGGCGAAGAAGGATCAGGCGCTGGCCATCGTCGATCCGGGGACGATGAAGGTGGTGGCCAAGGTTCCGGTCGGCGTGAATCCGCATGAGGTGATCGCCTCGGCCGATGGGCGAACGGCCTGGGTTTCGAACTACGACAACGGCTCGGCCCATACGATCACGGTCGTCGACCTTGCCACGCGGAAGGTTGTGAAGACGATCGACCTGGGGCCGGTGTGGGGGCCTCACGGCTTCTTCGTCGCCGACGGCAAGACGTACTTCACCGCTGAGCGCTCGAAGCTGATCGGGCGGATCGATCCGGCGACCGAGACGGTGGACTGGTTGCTGGGGACCGGGCAGGTGGGCACGCATATGCTGTGGGTGTCGCGGGATGGGAAGAAGGTTGTGACGGTGAATGTGGGGTCGGGTACGCTGAGCCTGCTGACGGAGCGAGCGCCGACGCCGGACTCCTATGCGCCGAAGATGCTCTCCAAGCAGGGAGGGACGACGACGCGGGGCAAGGGTGGGCCGGTGGCTCCGGACTGGGATGAGGCTGTCGTGAAGGTGGGGACGAAGCCGGAGGGGTTCGATGTGATCCCGGATAGCGACGGGAATCCCAAGACGATCTGGGTGGCCAATGCGGGTGAAGGGACGGTCTCGGTCGTCGACTTCGCGAGCCATGCGGTGACGAAGACGGTGGGCGTCGAGATGCCGGGGGCCAACCGGCTGCGCTTTACGCCGGACCATGCGACGGCACTGATCTCCGCGGATAAGAGCGCGACCGTCGCGGTGGTGGATGTGGCTTCGGCGACAGTGAAGACGCGCGTTCCGGTGGGCACGGGAGCCGCGGGCATTCTGATTCAGCCCGATGGGTCGCGGGCGTATGTGTCGTGCTCACCGGATAACTGGGTGACGGTCATCGACTTGAAGACGATGACCGTGGTGGGAAAGATACAGCCCGGGATTGAGCCGGATGGGCTGGCCTGGGCGGTTGGGAACTAAGCCAGCGCAGGCGCGGGCAGAATCTCCGACACGTCGATGACCTGCGTGGGGTACACGCCGGTGTAGCAGGCTGTGCAGAAGCTTGCCGGAGACATGCCCGTGGCGGGCTCGCCGGTGGTGCAGGAGTGAGTCAGGCCCACCAGCGACAGGTATGCGAGCGAGTCGGCCTCGATGTACTGGCAGATCTCTTCAAGCGACTTGCTGGCGGCGATGAGGTGCTCGGTCGAGGGCGTATCGACGCCGTAGAAGCAGGGCGAGATCGTCGGCGGGCAGGAGATGCGGAGATGAACCTCGGTGGCTCCGGCGGCACGGACCATGCGGACGATCTTGCGGCTTGTGGTCCCACGGATGATGGAGTCGTCGATCAGGATGACGCGCTTGCCTTCGAGCAGCGAGCGGTTCGGATTCAGCTTCATGCGGACGCCGAAATCACGCACGCGTTGGGTCGGTTCAATGAACGTCCGTCCGACGTAGTGGTTGCGGATGAGGCCGAAGTTGAACGGAACGCCGGACTCGGCGGCGTATCCCAGCGCGGCGGTAACGCCGGAGTCGGGGACGGGCACGATCAGGTCGGCTGG
This window harbors:
- a CDS encoding SAM hydrolase/SAM-dependent halogenase family protein, which produces MNLRRIFLPLLLLVAGAPAQQQHKTIGFMTDFDVRDDAVGICKAVMEGVAPGVRIIDITHQVTPYSIAEAARFLAGSSPYFAKDAVFVAVIDPTVGSKRKAIIAHSKVGQYFVLPDNGLLTLVQDRDGIDGVREITNPAWMIGAKLSSTFHGRDIFSPAGAHLARGDDWTQAGPAIDPATLVRLDLHNATLSPAGLSAEVIGTDGPFGNLVLNVPAETFAQLGYRIGDIIPVKLAGTVYTFPFVKTFADVPVGKPLFYIDSRGRLSLGINQRNFSTTYHVDAPAQLSIPRKPQ
- a CDS encoding metal/formaldehyde-sensitive transcriptional repressor, translating into MSHFDKEKAKLVARIKRIRGQVDSIERSLSTGDDCADVLMLLANVRGGINSLMGEVLEDHIRLHMMTPEKNGLPSQELAEDLIDLVRAYLK
- a CDS encoding VOC family protein, translated to MIKRAAWAVVGTMAMAAGAQQRPAITGISFVRVYASNPSATGAFYGGELGYERSVEGDLQRFQVNELQSIEVVPLPSPAPPSRQAAVGLTTRDVKAMETYVKAHGIAVVEPMKRGRFAVKDPEGNLIYFVQSAPIKGDISPRAGSHRLIHAGFMVRDEAKEQTFYRDLLGFTPYWRGGRSEDGPPDWVSQHVPDGTDWIEYMLNAAPVPTPKSLGSMDHLALGVEHIGDAVAGLARNGCADAQCSKTQMGRDGKMQLNEFDPDLTRVEYMEFRPSGTTCCSVPVGKHPTAVEDR
- a CDS encoding alpha/beta fold hydrolase — translated: MMMRLLAVWLAMAVCAGAQTTPDPIVFVHGNGDDSAKWIGIIGLFESNGFPADRLYAVRFTNPSARTQDHVAEAGRSSTIDQVSELSATVARALLETHAKKVVLVGSSRGGMTIRNYLRNAGGSAVVSAAVLCGTPNHGVFAVGTGLDGEFNGNGDFLRGLNEGSEVVDGVRMMTLRSDKLDKFAQPDGRAAGLFEHTGVTFEGPALQGAENVVIAGADHRELAFTPQAFRLMYRFITGKDAVQDRVTAEAHPVVSGLVTGFAGKNATNLPVSGVRVRVYPLARGSARREGAALYDRTTDASGVWGPVVLDSTVEYEFELEAAGHDVSYFKAPVPRSTALMNLRLVPAAADSARGKGHLLISRPEGYFSAGRDAVTIDGALTKDEPAGLPVKDSFVATVPTKADGVAVRLRGETIWARPSEDFATRLAVVDLLW